From the genome of Agromyces intestinalis:
TCCAGACGGATGCCTCGAGTGGCATGTCTTCCGCAGGCTCGGGCGGCGCTGCTGCCGCCGCGGTCGTCGCCGAGGCCGCACCCGAGCCGGCCGCCCCGGCGGTGCCGGCTCCCCCGGCCGTCGCCGAGGAGACGGGCGGCGCTGTGCTCGTCGGGCACGGCAGTTCGGGTCCCGCACGCAGTCGTCGTCGGCGGCATCCCGCGCCCGGCGGCGCACACGAGCACCTCGCGGCCGTGCCCGCGCCGCCCGCTGTGCCGCCGGCACAGGAGGCGGCAGCATCCGGTACCGCTGGGGGTGCCGCTGCCGCTGCCGCTGCCGCTGCCGGTGCCGCTGCCGCACCTGCCGCACCCGCTCCTCGCTTCGCCGAGCCGAGTGTGCCCGTGCTCGCGAAGCCCCCGATCCGCAAGCTCGCCAAAGATCTCGGCGTCGACCTGTCCCGGGTGACCGGCACCGGTCCCATCGGTGACATCACACGCGACGATGTCATCCGCGAGGCCAGCCAGGCCAGCGTGTTCCGCAACATCCAGACGCCCGACCTGCCCGCCGACCGCGAGACCCGTATTCCGGTGAAGGGCGTGCGCAAGGCCATCGCCCAGGCGATGGTGTCGAGCGCATTCTCTGCGCCGCATGTATCGGTCTTCGTCGATGTCGACGCGTCGCGCACGATGGAGTACATCAAGCGACTGAAGGCCTCGCCCGACTACGCCGGCGTCAAGGTGTCGCCGTTGCTGATCATGGCGAAGGCGATCATCTGGGCTGTCCGGCGCAACCCCACGGTGAACGCGCAGTGGACCGATGACGAGATCATCGTGAAGCACTTCGTGAACCTCGGCATCGCCGCGGCGACGCCCCGTGGGCTCATCGTGCCGAACGTCAAGGAGGCGCAGGCGATGTCGCTGGTCGAACTCGCGACCGCGCTCGAGCAGCTCACGCTCACCGCCCGCGAGGGCAAGACCCAGCCCGCCGAGATGCAGGGCGGCACCATCACGGTGACGAACATCGGCGTGTTCGGCATGGACACGGGTACCCCGATCCTGAACCCCGGCGAGGTGGGCATCGTCGCGCTCGGCACGATCAAGCAGAAGCCCTGGGTCGTCGACGGCGAGGTGCGCCCCCGGTTCGTGACGACCATCGGCGGCTCGTTCGACCACCGCGTCGTCGACGGCGACGTCGCCAGCCGATTCCTCGCCGACGTCGCGTCGATCATCGAGGAGCCCGCGCTCCTGCTCGAATAACCGGTGGGCGCGCGAGCGGTGCGGGGGCCGGGGGAGTGCGGCGGGGGAGTGCGGTCAGAAGCGCAGCTCGTAGATGACCGACTCGCCGGTGCGGCTCGACTCGAGCATGCCGGCCGTGCTGAGCGCGCGGCGGGCCGACAGGTTGGCGACCTCGCACTCG
Proteins encoded in this window:
- a CDS encoding dihydrolipoamide acetyltransferase family protein, whose protein sequence is MAEIRFPLPDVGEGLTEAEIVQWRVSPGDRVELDQVFVEIETAKSLVELPSAFDGVVAELLVDEGATVEVGTPILVIQTDASSGMSSAGSGGAAAAAVVAEAAPEPAAPAVPAPPAVAEETGGAVLVGHGSSGPARSRRRRHPAPGGAHEHLAAVPAPPAVPPAQEAAASGTAGGAAAAAAAAAGAAAAPAAPAPRFAEPSVPVLAKPPIRKLAKDLGVDLSRVTGTGPIGDITRDDVIREASQASVFRNIQTPDLPADRETRIPVKGVRKAIAQAMVSSAFSAPHVSVFVDVDASRTMEYIKRLKASPDYAGVKVSPLLIMAKAIIWAVRRNPTVNAQWTDDEIIVKHFVNLGIAAATPRGLIVPNVKEAQAMSLVELATALEQLTLTAREGKTQPAEMQGGTITVTNIGVFGMDTGTPILNPGEVGIVALGTIKQKPWVVDGEVRPRFVTTIGGSFDHRVVDGDVASRFLADVASIIEEPALLLE